One genomic window of Blastopirellula retiformator includes the following:
- a CDS encoding DUF2254 family protein has product MRKSTDCYDLNASIERLYPEEIGHAHSKGATPVEAELEKFHRDTAIVDTNGEGYLQGIDMSTLLSIAKSQDVTIELRKRPGDFITNGDLFAVVGPANKVDEEVLHSIRETLIIGANRTPRQDVNCAVHELVQVAIRVLSPGITLSRR; this is encoded by the coding sequence TTGAGAAAATCAACGGACTGCTATGACTTGAATGCGTCGATCGAGCGGCTCTATCCAGAAGAAATCGGTCATGCTCACTCCAAGGGCGCAACGCCAGTCGAAGCGGAGTTGGAGAAATTTCATCGCGATACGGCCATTGTCGACACGAATGGGGAAGGGTACTTGCAGGGAATCGACATGTCGACGTTGCTCTCGATCGCCAAGTCGCAAGATGTGACGATCGAACTGCGTAAACGGCCCGGCGACTTTATCACGAACGGCGACCTTTTCGCCGTCGTCGGTCCGGCCAATAAGGTGGATGAGGAAGTGCTGCACTCCATTCGCGAGACCTTGATCATCGGCGCCAACCGCACGCCGCGGCAGGATGTGAACTGCGCGGTTCACGAGTTAGTGCAGGTGGCGATTCGCGTCCTTTCGCCGGGCATCACTCTTTCACGGCGATGA
- a CDS encoding DUF2254 family protein, whose translation MNSIDRLGAAMCRLALREIPSAFRNDADGNLRVIARPCEFPEVLGAAFNQIRQCGATSGAATLRLLEALSTIAARVSRDEDKQAIEEHLQLIDKASRKYFGDEAALDVILKQIERTRQRMTSEPEEAQDDEREESDEPDDVPTGGANG comes from the coding sequence ATGAACAGCATCGATCGTTTGGGTGCTGCGATGTGCCGCTTGGCGCTGCGCGAGATTCCTTCCGCGTTCCGCAATGATGCCGACGGAAACCTGCGTGTGATTGCACGACCGTGTGAGTTCCCCGAGGTGCTCGGCGCCGCATTCAATCAGATCCGGCAGTGCGGCGCCACCAGCGGCGCCGCTACGCTGCGACTGCTGGAAGCGTTGTCAACGATCGCCGCACGTGTGTCGCGCGACGAAGACAAGCAAGCGATTGAAGAGCACTTGCAGTTGATCGATAAGGCGTCACGCAAGTATTTTGGTGACGAAGCCGCCCTGGACGTGATCTTGAAACAGATCGAGCGGACGCGTCAGCGGATGACCAGCGAGCCGGAAGAGGCGCAGGACGACGAGCGTGAAGAGAGTGACGAACCAGACGACGTACCGACCGGCGGCGCCAACGGCTAG
- a CDS encoding pyridoxamine 5'-phosphate oxidase family protein — MGKVYETIDDRVAQFIRKQKLFFVATAPLAADGLINLSPKGLDSFRILDEKTVAYLDLTGSGIETIAHAKENGRITVMFCAFEGPPNILRLYGQAEPLEPDHADFASLRELFPHTPGTRSIVRIHVSRIADSCGFAVPKYEFVEERSTLIDYSVQKGPQGMVDYRRENNTTSLDGLKGLDNFEGATAD; from the coding sequence ATGGGTAAGGTCTACGAAACGATCGACGATCGAGTCGCTCAGTTCATCCGTAAGCAAAAGCTGTTTTTTGTCGCCACGGCCCCGCTGGCCGCAGACGGGCTGATCAACCTGTCGCCGAAGGGGCTCGACTCGTTTCGGATCTTGGATGAGAAAACGGTCGCCTATCTCGACCTAACCGGCAGCGGTATCGAGACGATCGCGCACGCCAAAGAGAATGGTCGCATCACGGTGATGTTCTGTGCGTTTGAAGGCCCGCCCAACATCTTGCGGCTCTATGGTCAGGCCGAACCGCTGGAGCCCGACCATGCCGACTTTGCGTCGCTTCGCGAGTTGTTCCCGCATACGCCCGGCACACGTTCGATTGTCCGGATTCACGTCTCGCGGATCGCCGATTCGTGCGGCTTCGCGGTGCCGAAGTACGAGTTCGTCGAAGAACGTTCGACCTTGATCGATTACAGCGTGCAAAAAGGACCGCAAGGAATGGTCGACTATCGTCGCGAGAACAACACGACTAGCCTGGATGGACTGAAGGGGCTCGACAACTTCGAGGGCGCGACGGCGGACTAG
- a CDS encoding site-2 protease family protein, with product MANVFQLNSSRISLREYAFGTPLLLMPLAWAIKAFGINIASSTDDPAVDSLDEFVTDRPFPANIEAKLAPELQTLETLGFRQQVRHELMLSTHNTTIYRVTMLHETGKYVARVQYRIWRQPAQTLDFLTRQIETPLADGSTLITFGGKPDMLAPENFFIERCGPKKTLEQLWDRHQARLAENMRAIRELYSREDLIHYIHQQHEQLIAFHVERGVFDRPTPLYGVGSSSPPTNGEDPEEIRELAPLEESPEYRDVFAELDKLEKNQSSIVSSILMLVISFGLFAAAIGWQQDWTALLLLAPVLLFHEAGHFLAMKLFGYRDTKMFFIPFFGAAVSGRHLNVAGWKKGIVSMAGPVPGIVVGGAIGIWGLLQPADWKFQLAFAALLINGLNMLPILPLDGGAFWQAILFCRHRFLDVAFRGAAIGMLALITLGTGSYVFGFIAIAMGMALPVAYRIAAAVERLRGEGFAAVSPDGKSIPREEAITVIDDVQANFPEPLHPKIVAQNVYSIFESLNAKAPGALVTIAMGMFYFGSLFMCLVLTAVIFIGRDANLSDFFNMAAAQPTTVYDADSQRQTETAPLAADAKPVTITTHFADQAIADAEYDKLSKSEHPLRVQQIGPTLFVTTAAGEAVDNVTEQLKAAGGEPFPSSTEGAVLRVMTIAVTSNGAEEMLEDVRSYQAFPAFLQIMPPWDPAWDAATDEQRRQWKEARQQYQELQVIQFTDPETLQMQAEMSEVILEEGTEKLEELLEKLDAHQAGQRPKVVAERLASVEEPAMRNLLAAHFAHAEAMIEREEDFFPELIDGESPRQMQPEEERLIEAAAILGQVAEPQEFDWNNPPMTYIYGETTGLLLLLEADTRHPEKLLTQLADWFERHDCADTKYDVLPWNHWDEF from the coding sequence ATGGCGAACGTTTTTCAGCTGAATAGTTCCCGCATTTCTTTGCGCGAATATGCGTTCGGCACGCCTTTGCTACTAATGCCGTTGGCCTGGGCGATCAAGGCGTTTGGCATTAACATCGCCAGTTCGACCGACGATCCAGCGGTCGATTCGCTCGACGAATTTGTGACCGATCGCCCGTTTCCGGCAAATATCGAGGCGAAACTCGCGCCAGAATTGCAAACGCTCGAGACGCTAGGCTTTCGGCAACAGGTTCGGCACGAGCTGATGTTGTCGACGCATAACACGACGATTTATCGCGTCACCATGCTGCACGAAACCGGCAAGTATGTCGCCCGGGTTCAATATCGCATCTGGCGGCAACCGGCGCAGACGCTCGACTTTTTGACGCGGCAGATCGAGACGCCGCTGGCCGATGGCTCGACCCTGATCACCTTTGGCGGCAAGCCCGACATGCTTGCTCCTGAAAATTTTTTCATTGAGCGCTGTGGCCCTAAAAAAACGCTAGAACAACTGTGGGACCGTCATCAGGCCCGCCTGGCCGAGAACATGCGGGCCATTCGCGAGCTCTATTCCCGCGAAGATCTGATTCACTACATCCATCAGCAGCACGAACAGTTAATCGCGTTTCATGTCGAGCGGGGCGTGTTTGATCGCCCGACCCCGCTTTACGGCGTCGGCAGTTCGTCGCCGCCAACCAATGGGGAAGACCCGGAGGAAATCCGCGAGCTAGCGCCGCTGGAAGAAAGCCCCGAGTATCGTGACGTCTTCGCGGAACTCGACAAGCTTGAGAAGAATCAGTCGAGCATCGTCTCGTCGATCCTCATGCTGGTGATCTCGTTTGGGCTGTTCGCGGCGGCGATCGGTTGGCAACAAGATTGGACGGCGCTGTTGCTCTTGGCGCCAGTGCTGTTGTTTCATGAAGCGGGACACTTTCTCGCGATGAAGCTGTTCGGCTATCGCGATACGAAGATGTTCTTCATTCCGTTCTTTGGCGCGGCGGTCAGCGGCCGCCATCTGAACGTCGCCGGGTGGAAGAAAGGAATCGTCTCGATGGCTGGTCCGGTCCCCGGTATCGTGGTCGGCGGGGCGATTGGCATCTGGGGACTCTTGCAGCCGGCCGACTGGAAGTTTCAATTGGCGTTTGCGGCCCTGTTGATCAACGGGCTGAACATGCTGCCGATCTTGCCGCTCGACGGCGGCGCCTTCTGGCAGGCGATTCTCTTTTGTCGGCATCGCTTTCTCGATGTGGCGTTTCGCGGCGCTGCGATTGGGATGCTCGCGTTGATCACCCTGGGGACAGGCTCGTACGTCTTTGGCTTTATCGCCATCGCGATGGGAATGGCGCTGCCGGTCGCCTATCGGATCGCCGCGGCGGTCGAACGGCTGCGGGGCGAAGGCTTTGCGGCGGTTTCGCCCGACGGCAAATCGATTCCTCGCGAAGAGGCGATCACGGTAATCGACGACGTGCAGGCCAATTTCCCTGAACCGCTGCATCCCAAGATCGTCGCCCAGAACGTTTACTCGATCTTCGAGTCGCTCAACGCCAAAGCGCCCGGCGCGCTGGTCACGATTGCGATGGGGATGTTCTATTTCGGTTCGCTTTTCATGTGCCTGGTGTTGACGGCGGTCATCTTTATCGGTCGCGACGCCAACCTGAGCGACTTCTTCAACATGGCGGCGGCGCAGCCCACGACCGTCTACGACGCCGACTCGCAGCGGCAGACCGAGACCGCTCCGCTGGCCGCGGACGCCAAGCCGGTCACGATTACAACTCACTTTGCCGATCAGGCGATCGCCGACGCCGAGTACGACAAGCTCTCAAAATCGGAGCATCCGCTCCGCGTGCAGCAGATTGGCCCAACGCTATTTGTCACCACCGCCGCCGGAGAGGCCGTCGACAACGTGACCGAACAACTGAAAGCGGCCGGCGGCGAGCCCTTCCCTTCTTCGACGGAAGGGGCGGTGCTGCGCGTCATGACGATCGCCGTCACCAGCAACGGCGCGGAAGAAATGCTGGAGGACGTCCGTTCATACCAGGCGTTTCCCGCTTTCCTGCAAATCATGCCCCCCTGGGATCCGGCGTGGGATGCGGCCACCGACGAGCAGCGGCGGCAATGGAAGGAGGCTCGCCAGCAGTACCAAGAGTTGCAGGTCATTCAGTTCACCGATCCCGAAACGCTCCAAATGCAAGCCGAGATGAGCGAAGTTATTCTTGAAGAAGGAACCGAAAAGCTGGAGGAGCTCCTCGAAAAGCTCGACGCCCATCAAGCCGGACAGCGGCCCAAGGTCGTCGCCGAGCGGCTTGCGAGCGTTGAAGAACCGGCGATGAGAAACCTGTTGGCAGCGCATTTTGCGCATGCCGAAGCGATGATCGAGCGGGAAGAAGATTTCTTTCCGGAGCTGATCGACGGAGAATCGCCCCGCCAGATGCAACCCGAGGAAGAACGGCTGATCGAGGCCGCCGCGATTCTGGGCCAGGTCGCCGAGCCGCAGGAGTTTGACTGGAACAACCCTCCGATGACCTACATCTATGGCGAAACGACGGGGCTGCTCCTTCTGCTCGAGGCAGATACGAGACATCCAGAAAAACTGCTCACCCAACTGGCCGACTGGTTTGAGCGACACGACTGCGCCGATACCAAATACGACGTGCTCCCCTGGAACCACTGGGATGAGTTTTGA
- a CDS encoding PVC-type heme-binding CxxCH protein yields MPKPPAFAPYLLLLVLFGSLASFALAEETPADLEKKKRSLATAENEAVREHIRNFAGRGATGDFSIPALEPLEAEKKFVTPDDVTVKLALAEPEVRQPVCINFDERGRMWVVQYLQYPFPAGLKVVKYDEHLRAVFDKVPPAPPHHDHGADKITIHEDTDGDGVYDKQKTFVDGLNIATSALPGRGGVWVMNPPYLLFYPDQDQNDVPDGDPEVHLAGFGMADTHAVANSLTWGPDGWLYGAQGSTCWATVTLPRNPDHPSVHFKGQGIWRYHPAKNKFEVFAEGGGNTFAVEFDAQGRVFSGHNGGNTRGFHYVQGGYYWKSWGKHGPLTNPYAYGFFEQMGHAAAERFSHTLVRYESDTLPPRYQGRLIAPVPLHNYVAVSKMSPDGSTWKTEDELKVMQTDDVWFRPVDIKVGPDGCVYVVDWCDTRLTHVDPRDTWDRARGRIWRIQPNEYPQQTPFDLRELSTAELMEKLESPNKLVRQLTQRMIYEHGDPAVAASLIEKLPSLNGQLALEYLWAIHGLKKYNDQAAKIALSHADPYVRVWGTRLLTPELAQSFAEQLYQLAEQETDVEVCSQLACTAKRIPGVVGLETAVRLARRDDLAADPHIPLLTWWAIEGHANDSSLDVGGIAQELQATKIGGDVVLPKLAQRLAAEPTEPHLLELAELLKQTEAPARRGKMLTAIDDAFAGRKIEAMPAQLREAIVASASGDSPAQMALLVRAGRKEAETKAIALVENEKAKLDQRIKLAQLLGQVGSPAAKDALLRVAMSAASAEMRIAATGGLRQFAEPEIAAALVARYPYETETVQGAIIDLTAGRAASATALIAAIEREEIPRSAVAVDLVENLKLHGDEKLNARISKLWGATRATPDELAKQLEQTATILKTGSGDPAHGAVLFKKTCATCHKLHGDGAAIGPDLTGYERKNLDYMLLSIVDPSAAIREEYTNFRVLLVDGRVLSGFVREQDDKTITLQNAENPALVIPRDDIDEGPLAVDKSLMPDRLLSDMTATQIRDLFAYLQSDKAP; encoded by the coding sequence ATGCCGAAACCTCCCGCCTTTGCTCCCTATCTGCTGCTGCTCGTTTTGTTTGGATCGCTCGCTTCCTTCGCGCTTGCGGAGGAGACGCCAGCCGATCTAGAGAAGAAAAAACGTTCTCTGGCGACCGCCGAGAACGAAGCGGTTCGCGAGCATATTCGCAACTTCGCCGGCCGTGGCGCCACAGGCGACTTCTCGATTCCGGCGCTCGAGCCGCTCGAGGCCGAGAAGAAGTTCGTCACGCCCGACGACGTCACGGTGAAGTTGGCGCTGGCCGAGCCTGAGGTTCGTCAGCCGGTCTGCATCAATTTTGACGAGCGCGGCCGGATGTGGGTGGTGCAGTATCTGCAGTATCCGTTTCCGGCAGGGCTGAAGGTGGTGAAATACGACGAGCACCTGCGGGCGGTCTTTGACAAAGTGCCGCCGGCGCCCCCGCACCATGATCACGGCGCCGACAAAATTACGATCCATGAAGATACCGATGGCGACGGCGTCTATGACAAACAAAAGACGTTTGTCGACGGCCTGAACATCGCCACCAGTGCGCTGCCCGGCCGAGGGGGCGTTTGGGTGATGAACCCGCCTTACTTGCTGTTCTATCCCGACCAGGATCAGAACGATGTGCCGGACGGCGATCCCGAAGTTCACCTAGCTGGCTTCGGTATGGCTGACACCCATGCGGTCGCCAACAGTTTGACCTGGGGACCGGATGGTTGGCTGTATGGCGCCCAGGGAAGCACCTGTTGGGCGACGGTGACGTTGCCGCGCAATCCCGATCACCCTTCCGTCCATTTCAAAGGGCAGGGGATCTGGCGCTATCATCCGGCCAAGAACAAGTTTGAAGTCTTCGCCGAAGGGGGCGGCAATACGTTCGCTGTTGAGTTCGACGCCCAGGGACGCGTTTTCTCGGGGCATAACGGCGGCAACACACGCGGCTTTCACTACGTGCAGGGAGGCTACTACTGGAAGTCGTGGGGCAAGCATGGTCCACTGACGAACCCGTATGCCTACGGCTTTTTCGAGCAGATGGGACATGCCGCAGCCGAACGTTTCAGCCATACGCTGGTCCGGTACGAAAGCGATACGTTGCCGCCGCGCTACCAGGGGCGATTGATCGCGCCGGTTCCGCTACATAACTACGTCGCGGTTTCGAAGATGTCGCCTGACGGTTCGACCTGGAAGACCGAAGATGAGCTGAAGGTGATGCAGACTGACGACGTCTGGTTTCGCCCGGTCGATATCAAGGTGGGGCCTGACGGTTGCGTCTATGTCGTCGACTGGTGCGACACGCGGCTGACGCACGTTGATCCACGCGATACGTGGGATCGAGCGCGAGGCCGAATCTGGCGGATTCAGCCCAACGAGTACCCACAGCAAACGCCGTTTGATCTGCGCGAGTTGTCGACGGCCGAGTTGATGGAGAAGCTCGAAAGTCCGAACAAGTTGGTCCGCCAATTGACGCAGCGGATGATCTACGAACATGGCGATCCGGCGGTTGCAGCGAGCCTCATCGAGAAGTTGCCGAGCCTCAATGGGCAGCTTGCATTGGAGTACCTGTGGGCGATTCATGGTCTCAAAAAATACAACGACCAGGCGGCCAAGATTGCGCTCAGCCATGCTGACCCATATGTCCGCGTCTGGGGCACCCGTCTCTTGACGCCGGAGTTAGCCCAGAGCTTTGCCGAGCAACTCTACCAATTGGCGGAACAGGAGACCGACGTCGAGGTTTGCAGCCAGTTGGCCTGCACGGCGAAACGGATCCCCGGCGTCGTGGGACTCGAGACCGCTGTCCGTCTGGCGAGGCGTGACGACCTGGCCGCTGATCCGCACATTCCGCTGCTGACCTGGTGGGCGATTGAGGGGCATGCCAATGATTCGTCGCTCGACGTTGGCGGAATCGCCCAGGAGTTGCAAGCGACCAAGATCGGCGGCGACGTCGTGTTGCCGAAGCTGGCCCAGCGTTTGGCGGCGGAACCGACCGAGCCGCACCTGTTGGAACTGGCCGAGCTGTTGAAGCAAACCGAGGCGCCGGCCCGGCGCGGCAAGATGCTGACGGCGATTGATGACGCGTTCGCTGGACGCAAGATCGAAGCGATGCCAGCCCAGCTGCGCGAAGCGATCGTCGCCTCGGCCAGCGGAGACTCGCCAGCCCAAATGGCGCTGCTAGTCCGGGCGGGGCGGAAAGAAGCGGAAACGAAGGCGATCGCCCTGGTCGAAAATGAAAAGGCGAAGCTCGATCAGCGGATCAAGCTGGCGCAACTGCTTGGACAGGTCGGTTCGCCCGCAGCGAAAGACGCCCTGTTGCGGGTGGCGATGTCGGCCGCGTCGGCGGAAATGCGCATTGCGGCGACCGGCGGCTTGCGACAGTTCGCCGAGCCGGAGATTGCGGCGGCGCTGGTGGCCCGTTATCCCTACGAAACCGAAACGGTTCAAGGGGCGATCATCGACCTGACGGCGGGCCGGGCCGCTTCGGCAACGGCATTGATTGCGGCGATTGAACGCGAGGAGATTCCGCGTTCGGCAGTGGCGGTCGACCTGGTCGAGAACTTGAAGCTACATGGCGACGAGAAGCTGAATGCGCGAATTAGCAAGCTGTGGGGAGCGACCCGCGCGACGCCGGACGAACTGGCGAAACAGCTGGAGCAGACGGCGACCATCCTGAAGACCGGATCGGGCGATCCGGCGCATGGGGCGGTGCTGTTCAAAAAGACGTGCGCGACGTGCCACAAATTGCATGGCGACGGCGCCGCGATCGGTCCTGACCTGACCGGGTACGAGCGGAAGAATCTCGACTACATGTTGCTGTCAATCGTCGACCCCAGCGCCGCGATTCGCGAAGAGTACACCAACTTCCGCGTCTTGCTGGTCGACGGTCGAGTCTTGTCGGGCTTCGTACGAGAACAGGACGACAAGACGATCACGCTGCAAAACGCCGAGAATCCGGCGCTAGTGATTCCTCGCGATGATATCGACGAAGGCCCGCTGGCGGTCGACAAGTCGTTGATGCCTGACCGGTTGCTCAGCGACATGACGGCGACGCAGATTCGCGATCTGTTCGCCTATCTGCAAAGCGACAAGGCGCCATAG
- a CDS encoding GGDEF domain-containing protein, with protein sequence MRPFDIDAPSLQSLRPSQAERLLDVCAAHRQLTILMASIFCLAISAADIALGNEFPIAALCLPFVVAVCWVASLQTAVTLAIVCSIAWIVDDAFFLQSASPGVTMTEIWQTAVHVCFFLVVLSVVTRLRGAYERERLFARIDSLTGLLNTAAFNDTAEREAARCRRTKSPLTVAFIDCDNFKHVNDTLGHRAGDRLLKTVAKILCQSIRDMDVVARLGGDEFALLLPEATAEQAQIVIDRVRSRLSEAMATESCPVTFSIGVAVYHKPEPDADSLLHGADQLMYDVKRNAKDGVAYHVV encoded by the coding sequence ATGCGCCCGTTCGACATCGACGCCCCTTCGCTGCAATCGCTACGACCATCCCAGGCGGAGCGTTTGCTGGACGTTTGCGCCGCTCACCGTCAGTTGACGATTCTGATGGCGTCCATCTTCTGCCTGGCGATTTCCGCCGCGGATATTGCTTTGGGAAACGAGTTTCCCATCGCCGCTCTGTGTTTGCCGTTTGTGGTGGCGGTTTGCTGGGTCGCCAGTTTACAAACCGCGGTCACGCTGGCGATCGTTTGCTCGATAGCCTGGATCGTCGATGACGCGTTCTTCCTGCAATCGGCGTCGCCAGGCGTGACGATGACTGAAATCTGGCAGACCGCGGTGCACGTCTGCTTCTTCCTGGTCGTCCTTTCGGTCGTCACGCGACTGCGCGGCGCCTACGAACGGGAACGACTGTTCGCTCGAATCGACTCCTTGACCGGGCTACTGAACACCGCGGCGTTTAACGACACCGCCGAGCGCGAAGCGGCCCGCTGCCGTCGCACCAAGTCGCCGCTGACGGTGGCGTTCATCGACTGCGACAACTTCAAACATGTCAACGACACGCTTGGACACCGCGCTGGCGATCGCCTGCTGAAGACGGTCGCAAAGATCCTCTGCCAGAGCATTCGCGATATGGACGTCGTCGCGCGACTTGGCGGCGACGAGTTCGCCCTACTCTTGCCGGAAGCGACCGCAGAGCAGGCTCAGATCGTTATCGACCGCGTCCGGTCGCGACTGAGCGAAGCGATGGCGACCGAGAGTTGTCCGGTCACCTTCAGCATCGGGGTGGCCGTCTATCACAAGCCGGAGCCCGACGCCGACTCGCTGCTGCATGGCGCCGATCAGTTGATGTACGACGTCAAACGCAACGCCAAAGATGGCGTTGCGTATCATGTCGTGTAG
- a CDS encoding sigma-54 interaction domain-containing protein: protein MMEVYNLTRRVAGSNASVLLLGETGVGKEMIASAVHRLSQRAAGPFVKVNCGALSESLLESELFGHMRGAFTGAVSNRTGRFEAAHGGSIFLDEINSTSLHLQVKLLRVLQEREFERVGDTQTIRVDTRVVAASNRDLMDEVEAERFREDLYWRLNVVPIRIPPLRERREDIPELVAHFLNVYSETNERHVVHIQREAMEALQDHDWPGNVRELQNYVERAVVLAESDELTVDLLPPEIRSGTKRPPLGMSAQAFDLDTLTQEVVQQGLNEADPDAEDLHSRVVNRVEKELIAQVMQACSGVQTKAATRLGINRNTLHKKLKEYDLDS, encoded by the coding sequence ATGATGGAGGTCTACAACCTCACGCGTCGCGTGGCCGGCAGCAACGCATCCGTTTTGCTGTTGGGCGAAACCGGCGTCGGCAAAGAAATGATCGCCTCGGCGGTGCATCGTCTGAGCCAACGCGCGGCGGGTCCTTTCGTGAAAGTCAACTGCGGCGCTCTGAGCGAAAGCCTGCTCGAAAGTGAACTGTTCGGTCACATGCGGGGTGCGTTCACCGGCGCCGTCAGCAACCGGACCGGTCGTTTCGAAGCGGCCCACGGCGGTTCGATCTTCCTTGATGAAATCAACTCGACGTCGCTCCACCTGCAAGTCAAACTGCTGCGGGTGCTGCAAGAGCGCGAGTTTGAACGGGTCGGCGATACGCAAACGATTCGAGTCGATACCCGAGTCGTCGCCGCGTCCAACCGCGACCTGATGGACGAAGTCGAAGCGGAACGCTTCCGTGAAGACTTGTACTGGCGTCTGAACGTCGTGCCGATCCGCATTCCGCCGCTCCGCGAACGCCGCGAAGACATTCCCGAGCTGGTCGCGCACTTCCTGAACGTCTACAGCGAAACGAACGAACGACACGTCGTCCATATCCAGCGCGAAGCGATGGAAGCGCTGCAGGATCACGATTGGCCGGGCAATGTTCGCGAACTGCAAAACTATGTCGAACGTGCGGTTGTGCTGGCCGAGTCGGACGAATTGACCGTCGACCTGCTGCCGCCGGAGATCCGCAGCGGTACGAAACGCCCCCCGCTGGGAATGTCGGCCCAGGCGTTTGATCTCGATACGCTAACGCAGGAAGTGGTGCAGCAAGGCCTGAACGAAGCGGATCCCGACGCTGAGGATTTGCATAGCCGCGTGGTGAACCGAGTCGAGAAGGAATTGATCGCCCAGGTCATGCAGGCCTGCAGTGGAGTACAGACCAAAGCGGCGACCCGTTTAGGGATTAACCGGAATACGCTGCATAAGAAGCTAAAAGAATACGATCTCGACTCTTGA